One stretch of Sander lucioperca isolate FBNREF2018 chromosome 13, SLUC_FBN_1.2, whole genome shotgun sequence DNA includes these proteins:
- the LOC116062750 gene encoding complement C1q-like protein 4 isoform X6, whose translation MKISVSFTLWLLLGSISPSESTDYQKSFPQDIYAVLREMTASLVQLKANMLQTQEQAAQLKTEMDKLKTEVDKQKQDLKVRQVAFSASLVAGSQAVTIGPFPSDTLLIYKHVPTNIGNVYNSNTGVFTAPVRGVYNFEWTVAAGGDNIHPSAAVLVKNSEYVFLAWEYQADGFITSSKAVTLLLEVGDVVFVRLWANTRAYDNGSHHNTFSGHLLFPM comes from the exons ATGAAGATCTCTGTGAGTTTTACGCTGTGGCTGCTGCTCGGCTCCATCTCCCCAAGTGAAAGTACCGATTATCAGAAGAGTTTTCCTCAAGACATCTATGCTGTGCTGAGAGAGATGACCGCCTCGTTGGTTCAACTGAAGGCGAACATGTTGCAGACTCAAG AACAAGCAGCACAGCTGAAGACTGAAATGGACA AGCTGAAGACTGAAGTGGACAAGCAGAAGCAAGACCTGAAAG tccgaCAGGTTGCATTCTCAGCCTCTCTGGTGGCTGGAAGCCAAGCAGTGACTATTGGACCCTTTCCCTCAGACACTCTTCTGATCTACAAACACGTCCCCACCAACATTGGAAATGTCTACAACTCAAACACAG GTGTGTTCACTGCCCCGGTGAGAGGAGTGTACAACTTTGAGTGGACAGTCGCTGCAGGTGGAGACAACATCCATCCTTCAGCTGCTGTGTTGGTCAAGAACTCAGAGTATGTTTTCTTGGCATGGGAGTATCAGGCGGACGGTTTTATTACTTCTTCTAAAGCCGTTACGCTGTTGCTGGAGGTGGGAGACGTTGTGTTTGTGCGTCTGTGGGCTAACACTAGGGCGTATGACAATGGAAGTCACCACAACACTTTCAGTGGGCATCTGCTGTTCCCCATGTAa